Proteins encoded in a region of the Cygnus olor isolate bCygOlo1 chromosome 4, bCygOlo1.pri.v2, whole genome shotgun sequence genome:
- the SPR gene encoding sepiapterin reductase — protein MEPGPGARSGAGPGAGPGAGPQRWPAASCVLTGASRGFGRSLARLLAPRLGRGSLLVLLARSEAPLAQLAAELRGAAAPGLRVECVAAELSSQQGLRKAEEALRELLPSAPPGPLLVVNNAGSLGDISKSFLDLTDPDEINTYFAFNVTSALCLTTASLQAFGKRPGSSRTVVNISSLCALKPFKNWALYCGGKAARDMMFQVLALEEPDVRVLNYAPGPLDTDMQLLARTKTGDPEMRRHFQSLQESGQLIDCSVSAQKLLKLLEEDAFSSGAHVDFYDV, from the exons AtggagccggggccgggagcgcgatcgggagcggggccgggagcggggccgggagcggggccgcagCGCTGGCCCGCGGCCTCCTGCGTGCTGACGGGCGCCTCGCGGGGCTTCGGGCGCAGCCTGGCGCGGCTGCTGGCCCCGCGGCTGGGCCGGGGCtcgctgctggtgctgctggcccGCTCCGAGGCGCCGCTGGCCCAGCTGGCGGCCGAGCTgcggggcgccgccgcccccgggctGCGGGTGGAGTGCGTGGCCGCCGAGCTGAGCTCCCAGCAGGGGCTGCGGAAGGCGGAGGAGGCCCTGCGGGAGCTGCTGCCTTCGGCGCCGCCCGGCCCGCTGCTCGTCGTCAACAACGCCG GCTCCCTGGGAGACATCTCCAAATCCTTCCTCGACCTCACCGACCCGGATGAAATCAACACCTACTTCGCCTTCAACGTCACCTCGGCACTTTGCCTCACCACCGCCTCCCTGCAGGCCTTTGGGAAGCGCCCCGGCTCGAGCAGGACGGTGGTGAACATCTCCTCCCTCTGCGCCCTGAAGCCCTTCAAGAACTGGGCGCTGTACTGCGGCGGGAAGGCTGCCCGGGACATGATGTTCCAGGTGCTGGCGCTGGAGGAGCCCGATGTCCGCGTGCTCAACTACGCCCCGG GTCCTCTGGACACGGACATGCAGCTCTTGGCCCGCACGAAGACCGGAGACCCCGAGATGCGGCGGCATTTCCAGAGCCTGCAGGAGAGCGGGCAGCTCATAGACTGCTCCGTGTCGGCCCAGAAGCTCCTGAAGCTCCTGGAGGAGGACGCCTTCAGCTCCGGCGCCCACGTGGACTTCTACGACGTCTGA